In Candidatus Neomarinimicrobiota bacterium, one DNA window encodes the following:
- a CDS encoding T9SS type A sorting domain-containing protein has product MRLLNYIFIVSLILFTSAVTAGVIRVPQDQSTIQAGIDAAIDGDTVLVDTGRYVENINFNGMNIVVGSQFLTTRDTSYISQTVIDGDSSGSVATFENGEDSTAVLTGFTLTNGLALWGGGILCDASSTPSLVGLNVTRNRASGGGGIYCYESSPTLVDITVSGNIADAIGGGISCTNSHPSLQNVRVNGNVAHHGGALFCELSNPNLRNVTIIGNTAGSGGAIHSLSSSPTLVNVTISRNTAEVGSGIWCWLNSRPRLVNTILWNESGEEIYFVQSGEPNSITIAYSDVFGGESGIATNDNGTVNWFDGNVDRDPLFVDAENGDFHLQQGSPCIDAGTAFFVFDGDTLVDLPASSYEGYAPDMGSYESPYSVGITDESILAIQFALKHPHPNPFNPTTTIEFYTPQSGQVILTINDLLGREVGTILKKRMDAGHHKVQWNATNVPSGIYFVKMQTGSFSLVKKVTVLR; this is encoded by the coding sequence GTGAGGTTACTGAATTATATTTTCATCGTTAGTCTCATTCTTTTCACCTCAGCAGTCACAGCCGGCGTCATCAGAGTCCCTCAAGACCAGTCGACGATTCAGGCAGGGATTGATGCTGCGATTGATGGAGATACGGTTCTGGTGGATACAGGAAGGTATGTAGAGAACATTAATTTCAATGGGATGAATATCGTAGTAGGAAGTCAGTTCCTGACGACGCGGGACACTTCCTACATCTCCCAGACGGTGATTGATGGAGACAGCAGTGGCAGTGTGGCGACGTTTGAGAATGGGGAGGATTCAACGGCTGTTTTGACAGGCTTCACGCTGACAAACGGTCTGGCTCTGTGGGGAGGAGGGATTCTCTGCGATGCATCGTCGACCCCAAGTCTGGTCGGTCTCAACGTAACTAGAAACCGCGCTTCCGGTGGGGGTGGGATCTACTGTTATGAATCCAGTCCAACCCTGGTGGATATTACGGTAAGTGGAAACATTGCTGATGCCATAGGCGGTGGGATCTCCTGCACGAATTCCCACCCAAGTTTGCAGAACGTAAGGGTGAACGGGAACGTGGCTCATCATGGCGGCGCCCTTTTTTGTGAGTTGTCTAACCCGAATCTGAGGAATGTAACCATAATTGGGAATACGGCTGGTTCCGGCGGCGCAATTCACTCCCTTTCTTCCAGTCCCACATTGGTCAATGTGACCATAAGTCGGAATACGGCTGAAGTGGGTAGCGGGATTTGGTGCTGGCTAAATTCCCGTCCCCGTTTGGTCAATACAATCCTCTGGAACGAATCAGGGGAAGAAATCTATTTTGTTCAATCTGGTGAGCCCAATTCCATCACAATTGCCTATTCAGACGTCTTTGGTGGCGAATCAGGAATTGCAACCAATGACAACGGCACCGTTAATTGGTTTGACGGGAATGTCGATCGTGACCCCCTTTTTGTCGATGCCGAGAATGGAGATTTCCATCTCCAACAAGGTTCCCCCTGTATCGATGCCGGGACGGCCTTCTTCGTATTTGACGGCGACACGCTCGTCGATCTGCCCGCCAGTTCCTACGAGGGATACGCCCCAGACATGGGAAGCTATGAGTCTCCCTACTCGGTGGGCATTACGGATGAGTCTATCCTCGCGATCCAGTTTGCCCTCAAACATCCCCATCCCAATCCCTTTAATCCTACGACCACCATTGAGTTCTACACGCCCCAAAGTGGTCAGGTCATCCTGACCATCAATGATCTGTTGGGAAGAGAAGTTGGAACAATCCTGAAAAAGCGCATGGACGCAGGCCATCATAAGGTTCAATGGAACGCCACTAATGTTCCCTCAGGAATCTATTTCGTCAAAATGCAAACCGGCAGCTTCAGCCTAGTGAAGAAGGTGACGGTGCTGAGGTAA
- a CDS encoding NmrA/HSCARG family protein, producing MNNKVILVTGATGQQGGAVARHLLKGGWRVRALVRDPKKDNAQALAKQGAKLIRGDLYDRVSLEGALKGVYGAFSIQNFWLPDVGYEGEIKQGKLLADVANETGIEHFVYSSVGAAHRGMGQKHFESKWIIEGYIKELGLPYTIVRPVAFMDNHNWWRPQISNGTLQSYGVRHDKRTQLIAVEDIGEIVAILFSEQQEYLGRTLEIAGDELTETEQVATFTKVIGRPVKLVQPQMSEGDTPDEEQIAAIRFFNGEAYTADIAAVRKIHPGLRTFEQYLRETGWENLPVLPLPESDSNWGP from the coding sequence ATGAACAATAAAGTTATTCTTGTCACGGGTGCCACCGGACAACAGGGTGGCGCAGTGGCCCGGCATCTGCTTAAAGGTGGCTGGAGAGTCCGCGCACTCGTACGAGACCCTAAAAAAGACAATGCGCAAGCGCTGGCGAAGCAGGGCGCGAAACTTATACGGGGCGATTTGTACGACCGCGTTTCGCTCGAGGGGGCTCTTAAGGGAGTGTACGGGGCGTTCAGCATCCAGAATTTCTGGCTTCCCGATGTGGGTTATGAGGGCGAAATCAAGCAAGGCAAATTGTTAGCGGACGTGGCCAACGAAACAGGCATCGAGCATTTTGTGTACTCCTCGGTTGGAGCGGCGCATCGAGGCATGGGCCAGAAGCACTTCGAGAGCAAATGGATCATCGAAGGTTACATTAAAGAACTTGGCTTGCCGTATACTATTGTGCGTCCGGTCGCGTTCATGGACAATCATAATTGGTGGCGTCCGCAAATCTCAAACGGAACACTCCAAAGTTACGGCGTGCGACACGACAAGAGAACACAGCTCATAGCAGTAGAAGACATTGGCGAGATCGTTGCGATTCTGTTTTCCGAGCAACAGGAGTATCTGGGGAGAACACTCGAAATCGCGGGGGACGAGTTGACCGAAACGGAGCAGGTGGCAACTTTCACCAAAGTGATTGGTCGTCCCGTAAAGCTTGTACAGCCACAGATGTCCGAAGGCGACACTCCAGACGAAGAGCAGATCGCGGCAATCCGCTTCTTTAACGGTGAAGCTTATACAGCGGACATTGCCGCCGTGAGAAAAATTCACCCCGGCCTCCGAACCTTTGAGCAATATTTGCGAGAAACAGGCTGGGAGAATTTACCTGTATTACCACTGCCTGAGAGTGACAGTAATTGGGGCCCTTAG
- a CDS encoding NAD(P)H-dependent oxidoreductase, which produces MNQSQRTKNDIYVVGICGSLRKGSYTRMALNIAMKGAKESAVETRLIDLRDYDLVFCDGKKDESSYPQGVFDLRKDVGQADGIILGTPEYHGGVSGVLKNALDLMGFHEFESKIVGLVGVSGGRTGAVNALNSLRTIGRALHAWVIPDQASVDQAWKAFDDEGNLRDSGLADKIKEIGRQVSRFSYLHKFEKAHEFLKNWECAPTNPGGAREAEMTAEEV; this is translated from the coding sequence ATGAATCAAAGTCAACGTACCAAGAATGACATCTATGTCGTAGGAATCTGCGGGAGCCTAAGGAAGGGTAGCTATACTCGGATGGCATTGAACATTGCTATGAAAGGCGCTAAGGAGAGTGCTGTCGAAACACGCCTGATTGATCTCAGAGACTACGATCTTGTTTTTTGCGATGGAAAGAAAGATGAAAGTTCCTATCCCCAGGGAGTCTTTGATCTTCGTAAAGATGTGGGACAAGCTGACGGGATTATTCTGGGGACACCGGAATACCATGGAGGCGTAAGCGGGGTTCTGAAGAATGCCCTTGATCTCATGGGGTTCCATGAGTTCGAAAGCAAGATAGTAGGTCTCGTAGGAGTATCTGGAGGCAGAACCGGCGCCGTCAATGCGTTGAATAGTCTGAGAACAATTGGCAGAGCGCTACATGCCTGGGTCATCCCGGATCAGGCGTCTGTTGATCAAGCATGGAAGGCGTTCGACGACGAAGGAAATCTAAGAGACTCAGGATTGGCAGATAAGATAAAGGAGATTGGACGCCAGGTGTCTCGTTTTTCTTACCTACATAAGTTTGAAAAAGCGCACGAGTTCCTTAAGAATTGGGAATGTGCCCCTACTAATCCAGGGGGTGCAAGAGAAGCAGAAATGACTGCAGAAGAGGTTTAG
- a CDS encoding DUF2177 family protein: protein MNTKKLALSFLAGAVAMTLLGFLWHQVIMSGFYDEQLGDVLRSEPNVAFVVLGYLVLALLMAYIYPIGYKGGSPTSQGLKFGILMGLIWVLPHGLVYVGVLNFTLTYTIVDGIWHVVEEGVGGVVIGLLYGTGTEKESD, encoded by the coding sequence ATGAATACTAAGAAGTTGGCGCTATCATTTCTGGCAGGGGCCGTGGCAATGACTTTGCTGGGGTTCCTTTGGCATCAGGTAATAATGTCAGGTTTTTATGATGAGCAACTGGGTGATGTTCTAAGATCTGAGCCAAACGTTGCTTTTGTTGTCTTAGGATATCTCGTCCTGGCTCTACTGATGGCCTACATCTATCCTATAGGCTACAAAGGGGGGTCTCCAACATCGCAGGGCCTGAAATTCGGCATTCTCATGGGCTTGATCTGGGTATTACCCCACGGACTCGTCTACGTTGGGGTTTTGAATTTTACCCTTACCTACACTATTGTTGATGGAATATGGCACGTCGTGGAAGAAGGAGTTGGGGGTGTAGTAATTGGACTCCTTTACGGGACCGGAACGGAGAAAGAATCAGATTGA
- a CDS encoding T9SS type A sorting domain-containing protein, whose translation MITIIESLIGETAIDDGDEIIVVPGDISISNIYPNPFNMTTTIEFTTLNTAPVTFMVYDLLGREVEMILNQAFDSGNHKVQWNASNVPSGIYFVGMRSGDFTQTRKMLLLK comes from the coding sequence ATGATCACTATTATTGAATCGCTTATCGGTGAAACGGCAATAGATGATGGTGATGAAATAATTGTTGTTCCAGGAGATATTTCAATTTCTAACATCTACCCGAACCCCTTCAACATGACCACAACCATTGAGTTCACTACGCTCAACACTGCCCCTGTCACCTTCATGGTCTACGATCTGTTGGGAAGAGAAGTTGAGATGATCCTGAACCAAGCATTCGACAGCGGTAACCACAAAGTCCAATGGAACGCCAGTAATGTTCCTTCAGGGATTTACTTCGTAGGAATGAGGTCGGGTGACTTCACCCAGACCCGGAAGATGTTGCTGCTGAAATAG